The Aminithiophilus ramosus genome contains a region encoding:
- a CDS encoding response regulator transcription factor, whose product MKILIIEDNRDLVQVLAEGFGENGFAVDSAYDGEEGLAKGKGTDYDCLIVDIMLPGMDGFQMVEKLREEGKDTPIIMLTAKDTVDDRVEGLNRGADDYLVKPFDFRELIARVHALIRRRSEQKRPLLKCGPLVLDPVARECRVGDDIVPLRRREFDILELLMRYENQVFTRDRVIAHVWQKEYDGTSNVVDVHVKYLRDKLRPFNLDTVVITVRGVGYKVSCPEYD is encoded by the coding sequence ATGAAGATTCTGATCATCGAAGACAACAGGGACCTCGTTCAGGTCCTCGCCGAAGGTTTCGGAGAAAACGGCTTCGCCGTCGACAGCGCCTACGACGGAGAAGAGGGCCTGGCCAAAGGCAAGGGAACCGACTACGACTGTCTCATCGTCGACATCATGCTGCCCGGCATGGACGGCTTCCAGATGGTGGAGAAGCTGCGCGAGGAGGGCAAGGATACGCCCATCATCATGCTCACCGCCAAGGACACCGTCGACGACCGCGTCGAGGGGCTGAACCGCGGGGCCGACGACTACCTCGTCAAGCCCTTCGACTTCCGCGAACTCATCGCCCGCGTCCACGCCCTCATCCGCCGTCGGTCGGAGCAGAAACGCCCCCTCCTCAAGTGCGGGCCTCTCGTCCTCGACCCCGTCGCCCGGGAGTGTCGCGTCGGCGACGACATCGTCCCCCTCCGCCGCCGCGAGTTCGACATCCTCGAGCTTCTCATGCGCTACGAGAACCAGGTCTTCACCCGGGATCGCGTCATCGCCCACGTCTGGCAGAAGGAGTACGACGGGACGAGCAACGTCGTCGACGTTCACGTCAAATACCTCCGGGACAAGCTGCGCCCCTTCAATCTCGACACGGTCGTCATCACCGTCCGGGGCGTGGGCTACAAGGTCTCCTGCCCCGAGTACGACTAG
- the pnp gene encoding polyribonucleotide nucleotidyltransferase, which yields MIHNYSMTIGGLDMKIETGYLAKQASGSVRMTYGETVVLVTACMTEKPREGLDFFPLLVDYEERYYSAGKIPGGFIKREGRPTETAIIGCRVIDRSIRSLFDERMRHDVHVVATVLSVDQSNPPNILAINGASTALMISDIPWGGPVGAVRIGCIDGELVVNPTEQALDESTLDLIVSGHLEGITMVEAGAREVSESLLADALELAHEEIKKICRLQIEIRDEIGKAKFEFVPPATLAEIDDWIESTQSGAIREAVLIHAKQARGAAIEVVKARSIEHFAESYPEAKRYIGEVVEHLVKTIMRRVVVEEHLRADGRAMDEVRPISCEVGVLPRTHGSAVFTRGETQALVTATLGMMGNDDQILDGIKLDEPPKKFMLHYNFPPYSVGEVRPMRGPGRREIGHGALAERSVRAMMPDESFPYVVRVVSDILESNGSSSMASVCGASLALMDAGVPLAKPVAGIAMGLIKEGDAVEILSDIQGLEDHYGDMDFKVAGTRDGVTALQMDNKAGGITRAILERALNQARGARLHILGCMEATLAAPREEMSPYAPRIYTMQISVDRIRDVIGPGGKIIRKIIADTGCKVDVEDDGRIFIASSSSEKAEEAMGQIRDLTRDVEPGEVFYGKVTRLMNFGAFVEVLPGKEGLLHVSEVSTHHVPKLDEILQPGDSVLVVVKEIDDLSRVNLSRRRVFVDRRSEFESDPAWKAIFAAEDEREVLIAEKAAAGGGRPAPRGDRPSRDGDRPGRSGDRRPGGPRRPRE from the coding sequence ATGATTCACAACTACTCCATGACGATAGGCGGTCTCGACATGAAGATCGAGACAGGCTATCTGGCCAAACAGGCCAGCGGTTCGGTGCGCATGACCTACGGCGAGACGGTCGTCCTCGTCACGGCCTGCATGACGGAAAAGCCCAGAGAGGGGCTTGACTTCTTCCCGCTTCTCGTCGACTACGAGGAGCGCTACTACTCGGCGGGAAAGATCCCCGGAGGATTCATCAAGCGCGAGGGGAGACCGACGGAGACGGCCATCATCGGCTGTCGCGTCATCGACCGCTCCATCCGCTCCCTCTTCGACGAGCGGATGCGCCATGACGTTCACGTCGTCGCCACCGTGCTTTCCGTCGACCAGTCCAATCCCCCCAACATCCTGGCCATCAACGGGGCATCGACGGCCCTCATGATTTCCGACATCCCCTGGGGCGGTCCCGTCGGCGCCGTCCGCATCGGCTGCATCGACGGCGAGCTCGTCGTCAATCCCACGGAGCAGGCCCTGGACGAAAGCACTCTCGACCTGATCGTCTCGGGGCACCTCGAGGGCATCACCATGGTCGAGGCCGGAGCCCGAGAGGTTTCGGAGTCCCTCCTGGCCGACGCCCTCGAGCTGGCCCACGAGGAGATCAAGAAGATCTGCCGTCTTCAGATCGAGATCCGCGACGAGATCGGCAAGGCCAAGTTCGAGTTCGTCCCCCCCGCAACCCTCGCCGAGATCGACGACTGGATCGAATCGACCCAGTCCGGCGCCATCCGCGAGGCCGTGCTCATTCATGCCAAACAGGCCCGTGGCGCGGCCATCGAGGTCGTCAAGGCGCGCTCCATCGAGCACTTCGCCGAGAGCTACCCCGAGGCGAAGCGCTACATCGGCGAGGTGGTGGAGCATCTCGTCAAGACGATCATGCGCCGAGTCGTCGTCGAGGAACACCTTCGCGCCGACGGCCGCGCCATGGACGAAGTGCGTCCCATCTCCTGCGAGGTGGGCGTCCTTCCCCGGACCCACGGCTCGGCCGTCTTCACCCGCGGCGAGACGCAGGCCCTGGTGACGGCCACGCTGGGCATGATGGGCAACGACGACCAGATCCTCGACGGCATCAAGCTCGACGAGCCGCCGAAAAAGTTCATGCTTCACTACAACTTCCCTCCCTATTCGGTGGGGGAGGTCCGCCCCATGAGGGGACCCGGTCGCCGCGAAATCGGCCATGGAGCCCTGGCCGAGCGTTCCGTCCGCGCCATGATGCCCGACGAGAGTTTCCCCTACGTCGTCCGCGTCGTCTCCGACATCCTCGAGTCGAACGGATCGAGCTCGATGGCCTCCGTCTGCGGCGCCTCCCTGGCCCTCATGGACGCCGGCGTCCCCCTGGCCAAGCCGGTGGCGGGCATCGCCATGGGGCTCATCAAGGAGGGCGACGCCGTCGAAATCCTCTCCGACATCCAGGGCCTGGAAGATCACTACGGAGACATGGACTTCAAGGTGGCCGGCACCCGTGACGGCGTGACGGCCCTCCAGATGGACAACAAGGCCGGAGGCATCACCCGTGCCATCCTGGAGAGGGCCCTCAATCAGGCCCGCGGTGCCCGCCTCCACATTCTGGGCTGCATGGAAGCCACTCTGGCCGCCCCCCGCGAGGAGATGTCGCCCTACGCTCCCCGCATCTACACCATGCAGATCAGCGTCGACCGGATCCGCGACGTCATCGGCCCCGGCGGGAAGATCATCCGCAAGATCATCGCCGACACGGGCTGCAAGGTCGACGTCGAGGACGACGGCCGCATCTTCATCGCCTCGTCGTCCTCGGAGAAGGCCGAGGAGGCCATGGGCCAGATCCGGGACCTGACGCGCGACGTCGAGCCCGGCGAGGTCTTCTACGGCAAGGTGACGCGTCTCATGAACTTCGGCGCCTTCGTCGAGGTCCTTCCCGGCAAGGAAGGGCTCCTTCACGTCAGCGAAGTGAGCACCCACCACGTGCCCAAGCTCGACGAGATCCTTCAGCCCGGCGACAGCGTCCTCGTCGTCGTCAAGGAGATCGACGACCTCTCCCGCGTCAACCTCTCGCGCCGCCGCGTCTTCGTCGACCGCAGAAGCGAGTTCGAGTCCGATCCGGCCTGGAAGGCGATCTTCGCCGCCGAAGACGAGAGAGAGGTCCTCATCGCCGAAAAGGCCGCCGCCGGCGGCGGGCGCCCCGCCCCGAGGGGAGACCGTCCCAGTCGTGACGGAGACAGGCCCGGCCGAAGCGGCGATCGCCGCCCCGGCGGTCCCCGCCGTCCCCGGGAGTAG
- the dut gene encoding dUTP diphosphatase, giving the protein MVVVRMKRTEAARRLAPPAYATEGSAGADLAACESVVVPPGEWRAVATGIFLEIPRGYEIQLRPRSGLALRRGVTLLNAPGTIDSDYRGEVKVLVVNHGREPFRIAPGDRIAQMVLQPVVVMNFEEGGGLSETERGSGGFGSTG; this is encoded by the coding sequence TTGGTCGTCGTCAGGATGAAGCGGACGGAGGCGGCCAGACGTCTGGCGCCTCCGGCCTACGCCACGGAGGGGTCGGCGGGGGCCGATCTGGCCGCCTGTGAATCGGTCGTCGTTCCTCCCGGCGAGTGGCGGGCCGTCGCCACGGGGATCTTTCTCGAAATTCCCAGAGGTTACGAGATCCAGCTCCGTCCTCGGAGCGGCCTGGCCCTTCGCCGTGGCGTGACGCTCCTCAACGCGCCGGGAACCATCGACAGCGATTACAGAGGCGAAGTGAAGGTCCTCGTCGTCAACCACGGCAGGGAGCCCTTCCGGATCGCCCCAGGCGACAGGATCGCCCAGATGGTCCTTCAGCCCGTCGTCGTCATGAATTTCGAGGAGGGCGGAGGGCTTTCCGAGACGGAGCGGGGTTCGGGCGGCTTCGGCAGCACGGGCTGA
- the rpsO gene encoding 30S ribosomal protein S15, with protein MLNADKETKTNLISEYKTHETDTGSPEVQVALLTYRIRELTEHLKIHKKDFHSRRGLLKMVGRRRKLLNYLKENDFGRYQTLIQRLGLRH; from the coding sequence ATGTTGAACGCCGACAAGGAGACCAAGACGAATCTGATCTCCGAGTACAAGACGCACGAGACGGACACGGGCTCTCCCGAGGTTCAGGTCGCCCTTCTGACCTACCGCATCCGGGAGCTGACGGAACATCTCAAGATCCACAAGAAGGATTTCCACTCCCGTCGGGGCCTTCTCAAGATGGTCGGGCGGCGGCGCAAGCTGCTCAACTATCTCAAGGAGAACGACTTCGGTCGCTACCAGACCCTGATCCAGAGGCTGGGGCTGCGCCACTAG
- a CDS encoding sodium-dependent transporter gives MSGKAGSEQWGSRWGLILSAIGMAVGTGNIWRFPRVAAANGGGVFVVALMISLFLWAIPLMMAEAVWGKKSRMGCVGSFKVLMGKKYTWLGGVVGWIVLAIVFYYAVVMGWCVRYFVYALMGTIKPGLDTEALWTAFSTTKGAMVPWHIISMIITVAIVYKGAIAGIEKANKILIPTLFVLLLVLVGRSVTLDGADKGLEFLFHPQWGEMLKGKIWLEAFTQAAWSTGAGWGLMLTYFVYVGNKEDIALNATTVCLADTTAALLAGLAVIPTIFALSPDPQAAVTSGNTGLAFIHLTRLFTVMPGGTLMAIAFFLALVCAALSSMLSMIELGCRMLLDMGMERKKAILVAGVGITILGLPSSMSISFLDNQDWVWGVALLVSGLIFSLGAIKIGVQKIWDEDIEPCSDIKAAWMWKLIYLFPLWFVLIFAWWTIQAASWYPGEWYKWLPISKYTFTVGTMYYQWAICFGIIFVLNNWLAEKTKYPAKVDFD, from the coding sequence ATGTCAGGAAAAGCAGGAAGTGAACAGTGGGGAAGTCGCTGGGGTCTGATTCTCTCGGCCATCGGCATGGCCGTCGGCACCGGTAACATCTGGAGGTTCCCCCGCGTCGCCGCCGCCAACGGCGGAGGCGTTTTCGTCGTTGCCCTTATGATTTCATTATTCCTCTGGGCCATCCCCCTCATGATGGCCGAAGCCGTCTGGGGCAAGAAGAGCCGCATGGGCTGCGTCGGCTCCTTCAAGGTCCTCATGGGCAAGAAGTATACCTGGCTCGGCGGCGTCGTCGGCTGGATCGTCCTCGCCATCGTCTTCTATTATGCCGTCGTCATGGGCTGGTGCGTCCGCTACTTCGTCTACGCCCTCATGGGCACCATCAAGCCCGGCCTCGACACGGAGGCCCTCTGGACGGCCTTCTCGACGACGAAGGGGGCCATGGTCCCCTGGCACATCATCTCCATGATCATCACCGTCGCCATCGTCTACAAGGGCGCCATCGCCGGCATCGAGAAGGCCAACAAGATCCTCATCCCCACCCTCTTCGTCCTCCTCCTCGTCCTCGTCGGCCGCTCCGTCACCCTCGACGGCGCCGATAAGGGGCTGGAGTTCCTCTTCCATCCCCAGTGGGGCGAGATGCTCAAGGGCAAGATCTGGCTCGAGGCCTTCACCCAGGCCGCCTGGTCGACGGGAGCCGGCTGGGGCCTCATGCTGACCTACTTCGTCTACGTCGGCAACAAGGAGGACATCGCCCTCAACGCCACGACGGTCTGCCTCGCCGACACGACGGCGGCCCTCCTGGCCGGCCTGGCCGTCATCCCCACCATCTTCGCCCTCTCCCCCGATCCGCAGGCGGCCGTCACGTCGGGCAACACGGGGCTGGCCTTCATCCACCTGACGCGGCTTTTCACCGTCATGCCCGGCGGCACGCTCATGGCCATCGCCTTCTTCCTCGCCCTGGTCTGCGCCGCCCTCTCCTCCATGCTCTCCATGATCGAGCTGGGCTGCCGCATGCTTCTCGACATGGGCATGGAGCGCAAGAAGGCCATCCTCGTCGCCGGCGTCGGCATCACCATCCTGGGCCTCCCCTCGTCGATGAGCATCTCCTTCCTCGACAACCAGGACTGGGTCTGGGGCGTGGCCCTTCTCGTCTCGGGCCTCATCTTCTCCCTCGGCGCCATCAAGATCGGCGTCCAGAAGATCTGGGACGAGGACATCGAGCCCTGCTCGGACATCAAGGCCGCCTGGATGTGGAAGCTCATCTACCTCTTCCCCCTCTGGTTCGTCCTCATCTTCGCCTGGTGGACCATTCAGGCCGCGTCCTGGTACCCCGGCGAGTGGTACAAGTGGCTTCCCATCTCCAAGTACACCTTCACCGTGGGAACCATGTACTACCAGTGGGCCATCTGCTTCGGCATCATCTTCGTCCTCAACAACTGGCTCGCCGAAAAGACGAAGTACCCCGCCAAGGTCGATTTCGACTAG
- a CDS encoding sodium:solute symporter family protein — protein MNPPLLVQQLLGFGAYALALILLAGKAFSWDEDRRLYYLGGRRLSLWSSIATFCATWMSGASVLGYTMLLYREGYLAFTGSVNGWLMGLLPLVFVVGRLRKSRALSMPQWLSETYGDARLRRLSALALLAAYTLYLVIQFRVFGAVVAHLLDIDYPVASLLVYLFVIYTTFGGLPSVVRSDALNLVVIVVGVSAAALAVSASAGDPLTLHRKLAAADPAVMATLSPRGALFTLTMMTGWALGVASNPQYAVRILSAESPRTAWLMLALSPFILGWIYGCLTVIGLGGRLLLPLLPPVNQEMGFAVLTSSILGPLPTVLLFLAVLAAAVSTANSQLLLAACSFCYDLRGKGRRREGAIEEDRFLLGNRLAVAVIASAALVLSLLPLPAILDLGQHSWAVVALCFFLPLYGPSSWRRKGLFEALTVALIFHGLLVFGLGLRPEMALIPALFVEALCWIVEGTSPS, from the coding sequence ATGAACCCGCCCCTTCTGGTCCAGCAGCTTTTGGGCTTCGGCGCCTATGCCCTGGCCCTGATTCTCCTTGCCGGGAAGGCCTTCTCCTGGGACGAGGACCGTCGCCTCTACTACCTGGGCGGCCGCAGGCTCAGCCTCTGGAGCTCCATCGCCACCTTCTGCGCCACCTGGATGAGCGGCGCCTCCGTTCTGGGCTACACGATGCTCCTCTACCGCGAGGGCTACCTGGCCTTCACGGGGTCCGTCAACGGCTGGCTCATGGGCCTCCTTCCTCTCGTCTTCGTCGTCGGCCGCCTCAGGAAAAGCAGGGCTCTCTCCATGCCCCAGTGGCTCTCCGAGACCTACGGCGACGCGAGGCTGAGGCGTCTCTCCGCCCTGGCCCTCCTTGCCGCCTACACCCTCTACCTGGTCATTCAGTTTCGCGTCTTCGGCGCCGTCGTGGCCCATCTTCTCGATATCGACTATCCCGTGGCCTCCCTTCTCGTCTATCTTTTCGTCATCTACACCACCTTCGGCGGTCTGCCCTCCGTCGTCCGCAGCGACGCGCTGAACCTCGTCGTCATCGTCGTCGGCGTCTCGGCGGCAGCCCTGGCCGTCTCGGCAAGCGCAGGAGATCCCCTGACGCTGCACCGGAAGCTGGCCGCCGCAGACCCGGCCGTCATGGCCACGCTCTCGCCTCGAGGCGCCCTTTTCACCCTGACGATGATGACCGGTTGGGCTCTGGGCGTCGCCTCCAATCCCCAGTACGCCGTCCGAATCCTCTCCGCCGAAAGCCCCCGCACGGCCTGGCTCATGCTGGCCCTCTCACCTTTCATCCTGGGCTGGATCTACGGCTGCCTCACCGTCATCGGTCTCGGAGGGAGGCTTCTTCTCCCGCTCCTTCCCCCCGTCAACCAGGAGATGGGCTTCGCCGTCCTCACCAGCTCCATTCTCGGCCCCCTTCCGACGGTGCTCCTTTTTCTCGCCGTCCTGGCCGCCGCCGTGAGCACGGCCAACTCCCAACTCCTGCTGGCCGCCTGCTCCTTCTGTTACGATCTGAGGGGCAAGGGCCGCCGGAGGGAGGGGGCCATCGAAGAGGATCGTTTTCTCCTCGGCAACCGTCTCGCCGTGGCCGTCATCGCCTCGGCGGCCCTCGTCCTGAGCCTTCTTCCCCTGCCGGCCATTCTCGACCTGGGGCAGCACAGTTGGGCCGTCGTGGCCCTCTGCTTTTTCCTTCCCCTCTACGGCCCCTCGTCGTGGCGGCGGAAGGGGCTTTTCGAGGCCTTGACCGTCGCCCTCATCTTTCACGGCCTTCTCGTCTTCGGCCTGGGGCTCCGCCCCGAAATGGCCCTGATCCCGGCGCTGTTCGTCGAAGCCCTCTGCTGGATCGTCGAGGGGACAAGCCCATCATGA
- a CDS encoding trypsin-like peptidase domain-containing protein: MKSGKVLVRLLVLIGLAGALAVSGPGSARAQDPFTGNTVAKIAEKASPAVVNIDTEAMVKRSFSPFAEDPFFRRFFGEEYERFSRVVPMRGKGSGFVVTEDGYIITNNHVVQGADKITVSLSDGRSFEAKPVGHDPTFDLAVIKIEAKGLPVLELGRSETASVGEWVVAIGNPYGFEHSVTVGVLSAKNRSVHAGDINFDGFLQTDAAINPGNSGGPLLNLEGQVLGINTAIVPYAQGIGFAVPIDMAKDVLDDLIRFGKVNRGWLGVYIQPLTKEFAETYSFEGDKGAVVADVVPGSPADRSGLMRGDVIVSINGKTIENHQDVSAFVRRQLAGDTVKVEIVRSGTKKSLDVKLGEIPGQIAQSEKVTKLIETMGIEVDSVTGELKQEFNLPDNEGAVVSKVVPGSPADRLGLRRGDLIIEINGVKIKGAQSLEESFSTQNKAIVLLVWREGRTFFVSMRI; this comes from the coding sequence GTGAAATCAGGAAAGGTCCTCGTACGGCTTCTGGTTCTGATCGGGCTCGCCGGAGCTCTGGCTGTATCCGGACCCGGTTCGGCCCGGGCTCAGGATCCCTTCACGGGGAATACCGTGGCCAAAATTGCCGAGAAGGCTTCGCCGGCCGTCGTCAATATCGACACGGAAGCCATGGTCAAGCGCTCCTTCTCTCCCTTCGCCGAAGATCCCTTTTTCCGCCGTTTCTTCGGCGAGGAGTACGAACGCTTCTCCCGCGTCGTCCCCATGAGGGGCAAGGGGTCGGGCTTCGTCGTCACCGAAGACGGCTATATCATCACCAACAACCACGTCGTCCAGGGGGCCGACAAGATCACCGTCTCCCTCTCCGACGGCAGGAGCTTCGAGGCCAAACCGGTCGGCCACGATCCCACCTTCGATCTGGCCGTGATCAAGATCGAGGCCAAGGGATTGCCCGTCCTCGAGTTGGGCCGGTCCGAGACGGCCTCCGTCGGCGAGTGGGTCGTGGCCATCGGCAATCCCTACGGTTTCGAACATTCCGTCACCGTCGGCGTCCTTTCGGCGAAAAACCGTTCCGTCCACGCCGGGGACATCAACTTCGACGGGTTCCTCCAGACCGATGCCGCCATCAATCCCGGCAACAGCGGCGGCCCTCTCCTGAATCTGGAGGGCCAGGTCCTGGGCATCAATACGGCCATCGTTCCCTACGCCCAGGGAATCGGTTTCGCCGTTCCCATCGACATGGCCAAGGACGTCCTCGACGACCTGATCCGTTTCGGCAAGGTCAACAGAGGCTGGCTTGGCGTCTACATCCAGCCCCTGACGAAAGAATTCGCCGAGACCTACAGCTTCGAGGGGGACAAGGGAGCCGTCGTGGCCGACGTCGTGCCTGGCTCTCCCGCCGATCGCAGCGGTTTGATGCGGGGCGACGTCATCGTCTCCATCAACGGCAAGACCATCGAAAACCACCAGGATGTTTCGGCCTTTGTCCGTCGCCAGCTGGCCGGTGACACCGTCAAGGTGGAAATCGTCCGCAGCGGCACGAAAAAGAGCCTCGACGTCAAGCTGGGCGAGATTCCCGGCCAGATCGCCCAGTCCGAGAAGGTGACGAAACTCATCGAAACGATGGGAATCGAAGTCGATTCCGTCACGGGAGAGTTGAAGCAGGAGTTCAATCTCCCCGACAACGAGGGGGCCGTCGTCTCCAAAGTCGTTCCCGGATCGCCCGCCGATCGGCTGGGATTGCGTCGGGGCGACCTGATCATCGAGATCAACGGCGTCAAGATCAAGGGAGCCCAGTCCCTGGAGGAGAGTTTCTCGACGCAGAACAAGGCCATCGTTCTCCTCGTGTGGCGCGAGGGAAGGACCTTCTTCGTCTCCATGCGCATCTGA
- a CDS encoding sensor histidine kinase, with amino-acid sequence MRRPSLESSIKLVVSSIALALILSLTGTTLYVDYHDRIGREEETIRALAPQMARLSSVEAATLLSARGKNWRIVAGTEGDVPLLRSAEGALWKACPDRAALFADLLHRQRHVLVVAMIGLLLSVEIAVFLAYGLTRPLKRLAWACSEISAGRWVRLPRREVPPFEFALVEATFNDMISRLRQGQELERRMARVERLAALGQVIAGVSHEIRNPLAAIRVHLDLLESSVDGEGQASLALVGRELDRLNGTVSQLLAYGRPPEPIWGPLSVEELFLWCRRMIGPNLSRSKVSLAVETEGDLALSGDGGRLQQMLLNLALNALAAMEPQGGRLTLAARRKGERIEIEVRDTGRGIAPEIADRLFDPFFTTRPDGTGLGLSIVSRVVEMHEGTLRVRSEEGQTSFIIDLPTERSGNHDATMDH; translated from the coding sequence ATGAGGCGCCCCAGTCTGGAAAGCTCCATCAAGCTCGTCGTCTCCTCCATCGCCCTGGCCCTCATCCTCTCCCTTACGGGCACGACGCTCTACGTCGACTACCACGACCGAATCGGCAGGGAAGAGGAGACCATAAGAGCCCTCGCCCCTCAGATGGCTCGCCTCTCCTCTGTCGAGGCCGCCACCCTCCTTTCGGCCAGGGGAAAGAACTGGCGCATCGTTGCGGGAACGGAAGGGGACGTCCCTCTTCTTCGCTCCGCAGAGGGGGCTCTCTGGAAGGCCTGTCCCGATCGGGCAGCCCTCTTCGCCGATCTTCTTCACCGCCAGCGCCACGTTCTCGTCGTGGCCATGATCGGCCTCCTGCTGTCCGTCGAGATCGCCGTTTTTCTCGCCTACGGCCTGACGCGCCCGCTGAAACGTCTCGCCTGGGCCTGCAGCGAGATCTCGGCCGGGCGCTGGGTCAGACTTCCGAGACGGGAGGTCCCGCCTTTCGAGTTCGCCCTCGTCGAGGCCACCTTCAACGACATGATCAGCCGTCTGCGGCAGGGGCAGGAGCTGGAGCGCCGCATGGCCCGAGTGGAACGCCTCGCCGCGCTGGGGCAGGTCATCGCCGGGGTCTCCCACGAGATACGCAACCCGCTGGCGGCCATCCGCGTCCATTTGGACCTGCTCGAATCGTCCGTCGACGGAGAAGGGCAGGCCTCGCTGGCTCTCGTGGGCCGAGAGCTGGACCGCCTCAACGGAACGGTGTCACAGCTTCTGGCCTACGGCCGGCCTCCGGAGCCGATCTGGGGCCCCCTCTCCGTCGAGGAGCTTTTTCTCTGGTGCCGACGCATGATCGGCCCCAATCTGAGCCGATCCAAAGTCTCCCTGGCCGTCGAAACCGAAGGCGATCTCGCTCTTTCCGGCGATGGAGGACGCCTCCAGCAGATGCTCCTCAATCTGGCTCTCAACGCCCTGGCGGCCATGGAACCGCAGGGAGGCCGTCTGACCCTGGCGGCAAGGAGGAAGGGAGAGAGGATCGAAATCGAAGTCCGCGACACGGGAAGGGGAATCGCTCCCGAAATCGCCGACCGCCTCTTCGACCCCTTCTTCACCACGCGCCCCGACGGAACGGGTCTGGGGCTTTCCATCGTCTCCCGCGTCGTCGAAATGCACGAGGGGACGCTCCGGGTCCGCTCCGAAGAGGGGCAAACCTCGTTCATCATCGATCTGCCGACAGAGAGGAGCGGGAATCATGACGCGACTATGGATCATTGA
- a CDS encoding sensor histidine kinase: MRDISGGKGRRRSLFHLRSFRFKMTLYYCLVLLGLVLGFGGAVLGFFSYFQIDSMNRSLRESSSRVAFHLATQGIFFIDSEEYILLRGTWSLLHLDFQIYDEGLNAHVGGSGRLHPGFALSPVLVGRLLRQGQEPRTVNLLEQDFAPRHLWLMPWYQPPGRSLIRVTWQQIRLPTRSYYVVVGMSLDSFLAARSQIAYVVVVTAAIAGLAALFLGYGAAVRAMEPLTTINRFISQVSIDNLGMRLPFGGDREIAELALHLNEMLDKLERSVHQLKQFTSDVSHELRTPIAVVKGKIEVSLLRDRDPAYYRKSLGEISKQVGNMQNMVEVLLELARLDALTGLEEPEAVDLCLIAEEVADAMAPIVASRRQKLRLDLDLAPILGRQGLLLRLVSNLLDNASKYTPEEKELGIRTGFHEARREAYIEVWDSGPGMEEEGVRRCFDRFWRADRARSTPGYGLGLTLVQRVAQLHRAEVDIDSVIAAGTTFRLRFPLDVQALTDYHGGLAQEEPPPGERA, encoded by the coding sequence ATGAGGGACATCTCAGGCGGGAAGGGGCGGAGGCGCTCTCTTTTCCATCTCCGTTCCTTCCGCTTCAAGATGACGCTCTACTACTGCCTCGTCCTGCTGGGACTCGTCCTCGGCTTCGGCGGGGCCGTTCTCGGTTTTTTCTCCTACTTCCAGATCGACAGCATGAACCGCTCTCTCCGGGAGTCCTCTTCCCGCGTCGCCTTTCATCTGGCCACGCAGGGCATTTTCTTCATCGACAGCGAGGAGTATATCCTTCTCCGCGGAACGTGGAGCCTCCTCCATCTCGATTTCCAGATCTACGACGAGGGGCTCAACGCCCACGTGGGGGGCTCGGGCCGGCTTCATCCCGGATTCGCCCTCTCCCCCGTCCTCGTCGGACGGCTCCTCCGCCAGGGGCAGGAGCCGAGGACGGTCAACCTCCTCGAGCAGGATTTCGCCCCGCGTCACCTCTGGCTCATGCCCTGGTACCAACCTCCGGGACGCTCCCTCATCCGCGTCACCTGGCAGCAGATCCGCCTCCCCACGCGGAGCTACTACGTCGTCGTCGGCATGTCCCTCGACAGCTTTCTCGCCGCACGGTCCCAGATCGCCTACGTCGTGGTCGTCACAGCCGCCATCGCCGGACTGGCCGCCCTTTTCCTAGGCTACGGCGCCGCCGTTCGCGCCATGGAACCTCTGACGACGATCAACCGCTTCATCTCTCAGGTGAGCATCGACAACCTGGGAATGCGCCTCCCCTTCGGAGGCGACCGGGAGATCGCCGAGCTGGCCCTCCACCTCAACGAAATGCTCGACAAGCTCGAGCGCTCCGTCCATCAGCTCAAGCAGTTCACCTCCGACGTGAGCCACGAGCTGCGGACGCCCATCGCCGTCGTCAAGGGCAAGATCGAAGTCTCCCTTCTGAGAGATCGCGACCCGGCCTACTACCGAAAGAGCCTCGGCGAGATCAGCAAGCAGGTGGGCAACATGCAGAACATGGTCGAAGTCCTTCTCGAATTGGCCCGCCTCGACGCCCTGACGGGCCTCGAAGAGCCGGAGGCCGTCGATCTCTGCCTCATCGCCGAAGAGGTGGCCGATGCCATGGCGCCCATCGTGGCGTCGAGGAGGCAGAAACTCCGCCTCGATCTCGATCTCGCCCCCATCCTGGGACGACAGGGCCTCCTCCTCCGCCTGGTCTCGAACCTTCTCGACAACGCCAGCAAATACACGCCCGAAGAAAAGGAGCTGGGAATCCGCACCGGCTTTCACGAGGCGCGGCGCGAGGCCTATATCGAGGTGTGGGACAGCGGCCCCGGCATGGAGGAGGAAGGGGTCCGGCGCTGCTTCGACCGCTTCTGGCGCGCCGACCGGGCCCGTTCCACGCCGGGCTACGGCCTCGGGCTGACTCTGGTCCAGCGCGTCGCTCAACTTCATCGTGCCGAGGTGGATATCGACTCCGTCATCGCCGCCGGAACGACCTTCCGCCTCCGTTTCCCTCTCGACGTCCAGGCCCTGACCGATTATCACGGCGGGCTGGCTCAGGAGGAGCCCCCTCCCGGGGAGAGGGCATGA